DNA from Syntrophorhabdaceae bacterium:
ACTCCTTGTTTACAAGGCCGCATGGCAGAAAGACCAGGGTTTAAACAACACCCTTGAAACCTCCATGGCAAAATACTACGCTGCAGAATCGGCGAACTTCTGCGCTTCGGAGGCCGTAAAGATTTTTGGTTCGTATGGTTTTTCCTCGGAGTATCCCGTGGAACGACTCTTCAGGGATGCCAAGTCCTATCAGATCGTTGAGGGGACTTCCAATATCCAGAAGATGATAATAGCGGGATTTGCTCTGGGATACAGGAAGTCGTAGTCCAGTAAATTTTAAGGAGGTATGCACATGGCAACAGAAGTTACCGTTCCGATGGTTGGAAAAATAGTAGGCGTGAATGTGAAGGTGGGGGACAAGGTCGCCGAGGATGACCAGATTGCGACACTGGAAGCCATGAAAATGGAAATGCCTATTGTTGCACCGGTAGGCGGTATTATTAAGGAAATAAAAATTGCAGCCGGACAGGAAGTCGAAGCGGACACTGTTCTTGCTGTTATTGAGTAGGTGGGAATAGTATCATGCTTGTTGCAGGTATTGATATAGGGTCTATTACGACGGAAGCATTGCTCCTTGACAATGAGAAGGGAGTTGTGGGATACACGATTTTTCAGACGGGCGCAGACTCCAGAAAAACGGCGGAGCAGGCGCTCGAAAAAGCGGCTTCATATCCCGAAAAGAAGACCTCCGACATAGCTTACATCGTAGCCACCGGCTGCGGAAGGAAGAGGGCCTCATTTGCTCAGCAGGCGGTCACGGAAATTACGTGCATTGCCAAAGGCGTGAATCACCTTTTCCCGGGCGCACGGACAATTATCGACATAGGCGGTCAGGACACAAAGGCGATCAGGGTTGATGGACGCGGCCGCGTCATCGAGTTCGAGATGAACGATAAGTGCGCTGCAGGCACGGGAAGGTTCCTGGAAGTAATGGCAAAGGCCCTTAGTGTGGAACTCGGCGACATCGGCGATATTTCCCTGAAACATCAAAAGGAACTCACGATTAGCAGTATTTGTACTGTGTTTGCGGAATCCGAGGTCATCTCGCTCGTAAGCGAGGGAGAGGGGCTCGAGGACATCCTGTACGGGATCCACAAGGCCATTGCGGATAGGACCATGGGACTTCTTAATAGATTAGGAGGCGTTGAAGAGGAGATCATTATGGCCGGAGGCGTGGCGAAAAATATCGGGGTCGTCAAAGCCCTGGAAGCAGCACTCAATACTCGCTTGAAAATCTATGAGGAACCACAGATCGTGGGTGCGCTTGGAGCCGCCATACTGGCTTTGGAGAAAGCGGCTTAACATTAGCAGGTTGAATAAGAGAAGGCCGGTTTTTGCCGGCCTTTTTTATTACTAAAGGCTACAGGGTGAGATGAGCGAGGTCTCTCACATTCTTGTAGAGGATACGCTCTTTATCATCGCGCCCAAGGGGCAGTGCGAGAATCTTAGAAAGCTCTCTTTTCATAGAACCAAAAGGCACATCGGAACCGAAAAGCACCCGTTCGGCGCCTACGCTTCTCACGAATTCGAGGATAGTATCTTCTGCCGCGAGCGCAGTGTCGAAGTATATATGCTCGTGCTTCTTAAAGGCCTTAAGAAAATCGAGCGAATCCCCGCCCAGAAGGCCAAGATGGGGAATGATGAAAAAAAGCCGTGGAAACATCTCGACAAACCTTCTGGTGAATTCGAATTCCTCCTCAAAAATAACCGGTTTACCGGTTATTCGTATCTTTTCGCAGAGGGGAGCAAGCGCGGCATCCTCGAGAATGCGGTAATTGGAGGCAGAGTCCTGGACGCCTCGCATCCAGTGCCACTTGCCGCCGAAATAGGGCTGAGGGATGGGATCAAACAGCTCATCTTCGTAATTCTCGCGTATGTAGTGATAAGGTGTGAAATTGCTCACGCGCGCTGTTTCTTCCAGGACCTGGTCATTGATGCGGTTCGTTTGTATGGCGGTTGAGGGAAAGGGCATGATCACGACATGGGTGACCCCCGAATCCCTCTGCTGCCTCTGAAGTTCATGGGTAGCCACCTCGATACCCATGGTGGCTGAAGGTCCCCAGTGGGTATGACTGTCGATGATAATTTCAAAATCCATAGTTGCATGTGATTAGCACAGTTGCTATATTCTTGTAAAGTGCCAAAGTGATCGATGGGCCAAAGATAGGCGGGTGAGCGGCAATGGAAAAATGGGAGAGACGCGTGAAAACACCGCTCGTTACGGCTGACACTATTATACGGTATAATCGGGGAATCGTGCTGGTTGAGAGAAGGAACGAGCCTCACGGATGGGCGTTGCCCGGAGGGTTCGTTGAGATGGGGGAATCGGTGGAGCAGGCGGCACGTCGGGAAGCCAGAGAGGAAACATCTCTTGATGTAGAGCTCATAGAACAGTTTCACGTTTACTCCAAACCCGGCCGAGACACGCGGTTCCATACTGTGACGGTTGTCTTTATCGCGGATGCAAAAAGCGGCGTTCTTAAAGGCCAGGATGATGCGAAACGAGCCGAAGTGTTTTTGGAAGCGACCCTGCCGGAACGTATAGCCTTCGATCACCGGGAGATCGTTGGCGACTATTTCACCTATCTGAAGACCGGCAAGAGACCTTCTGTCAGCGCGCAGTGATCATCATCATGCCGTGAGAACGAGCGGCCTCTACATTATAAAACCCGCTTGTCCGGTCAGAAACATCTTTGACATAAACAGTTAGTGGTCTTTAACCGTAATGACCGTCCCCCGGTCTTTCCTTCCGCCCTCCATTTACACCGTCCTATTAACAAAAACAGCACTTGTGACGATAAATATGGTAGGGGAGGTGATAAAACCGGAACGGGGTAACAGTTACCGTTCGCAGAGAGGCGGCCAGTGAACGACGAATCGACCCGGATTGTAAACCTGTCTAAAAACGATTTTGTCCGTCTGAAGGAGTTCATCTATCACGAATGCGGCATTAATATTACTGAGGCCAAAAAGCCCATGCTCGAGGCTCGTCTGCAGAAAAGGCTACGGAAACTGAACCTGGGATCATTCTCTCAATACTGCGATTATCTGTTCAGCCAGGAAGGTATAGAAGAAGAGCTGACAGATATGATCAATCAAGTAACTACCAACAAGACGGATTTTTTTCGAGAACCAGCCCACTTCCATTACCTTACCCAAGAGATACTCCCCGAACTGGTGAGGACGAAGAGGACCATCACAGTCTGGAGTGCGGGGTGTTCGAGCGGAGAGGAGCCGTACACGCTGGCCATGGTCTTAAATGAGTTCGGCTGTGAATTTGTGATCGTGGCTACCGACATATCAACAAGGATGCTCGACAAGGCGCGGGTTGCCGTATACGATGATGAAAGGGTGAGTCCAATACCCTGGGATATGAAGAAGAAATACCTTCTCGTGAGCAAAGACAAATCCCACAAGCTTTATCGGGTCATCCCCGTGTTACGGGACCGTGTCAGATTTAGAAGGCTCAACTTCATGGACAGTGATTTTGGGTTTCGTGAATCCATAGATATCATATTTTGCAGAAACGTGGTTATATACTTTGATAAGCCTACTCAGCAAAGACTTCTTACCAAG
Protein-coding regions in this window:
- a CDS encoding biotin/lipoyl-containing protein, whose product is MATEVTVPMVGKIVGVNVKVGDKVAEDDQIATLEAMKMEMPIVAPVGGIIKEIKIAAGQEVEADTVLAVIE
- a CDS encoding protein-glutamate O-methyltransferase; its protein translation is MNDESTRIVNLSKNDFVRLKEFIYHECGINITEAKKPMLEARLQKRLRKLNLGSFSQYCDYLFSQEGIEEELTDMINQVTTNKTDFFREPAHFHYLTQEILPELVRTKRTITVWSAGCSSGEEPYTLAMVLNEFGCEFVIVATDISTRMLDKARVAVYDDERVSPIPWDMKKKYLLVSKDKSHKLYRVIPVLRDRVRFRRLNFMDSDFGFRESIDIIFCRNVVIYFDKPTQQRLLTKFCKYLSPRGYIFMGHSETLFGMDVPLTQVAPTVYRRVS
- a CDS encoding amidohydrolase family protein, producing MDFEIIIDSHTHWGPSATMGIEVATHELQRQQRDSGVTHVVIMPFPSTAIQTNRINDQVLEETARVSNFTPYHYIRENYEDELFDPIPQPYFGGKWHWMRGVQDSASNYRILEDAALAPLCEKIRITGKPVIFEEEFEFTRRFVEMFPRLFFIIPHLGLLGGDSLDFLKAFKKHEHIYFDTALAAEDTILEFVRSVGAERVLFGSDVPFGSMKRELSKILALPLGRDDKERILYKNVRDLAHLTL
- a CDS encoding acyl-CoA dehydratase activase, whose product is MLVAGIDIGSITTEALLLDNEKGVVGYTIFQTGADSRKTAEQALEKAASYPEKKTSDIAYIVATGCGRKRASFAQQAVTEITCIAKGVNHLFPGARTIIDIGGQDTKAIRVDGRGRVIEFEMNDKCAAGTGRFLEVMAKALSVELGDIGDISLKHQKELTISSICTVFAESEVISLVSEGEGLEDILYGIHKAIADRTMGLLNRLGGVEEEIIMAGGVAKNIGVVKALEAALNTRLKIYEEPQIVGALGAAILALEKAA
- a CDS encoding NUDIX hydrolase, translated to MEKWERRVKTPLVTADTIIRYNRGIVLVERRNEPHGWALPGGFVEMGESVEQAARREAREETSLDVELIEQFHVYSKPGRDTRFHTVTVVFIADAKSGVLKGQDDAKRAEVFLEATLPERIAFDHREIVGDYFTYLKTGKRPSVSAQ